A stretch of Crossiella cryophila DNA encodes these proteins:
- the treZ gene encoding malto-oligosyltrehalose trehalohydrolase yields the protein MTDFGVWAPKAERVRLRLDEATHDLTRQHDGWWRPAEPLSGNDYGYLLDDDPTVLPDPRSLRQPNGVHERSRVYRHEFAWTDSGWTGRALPGSVLYELHIGTFTAGRTFDAAIERLDHLVELGVDFVEVLPVNSFDGPHGWGYDGVLWYAAQESYGGPDGFKRFVNACHGKGLGVILDVVHNHLGPSGAYLDRFGPYFAGQTIWGPTLNLDGPDSGEVRRYVLDNALSWLRDFHVDGLRLDAVHALSDRRATHLLEELAVEVEALSAHVRRPLTLIAESDLNDARLVTPREAGGYGLHAQWDDDIHHCLHTTLTGERQGYYADFGSLESLARTLREAFFHNGTWSSFRGRTHGRPIDPHRQSGHRFLAYLQNHDQIGNRATGDRLSATLSPGLLACGAALVLTGPYTPMLFMGEEWGARTPWQFFATFPDPKLAEAVRTGRRREFADHGWTEEEVPDPMSPQTLAQSTVDWSEPDQPEHAQLLALYRNLIRLRREHPALSDPRLDLLRVDYDEQSRWLVLHRGPLRVAVNLAATEITLPLPAHTVLLSSAPITPGDTLTLPPESFAILNTTT from the coding sequence ATGACCGACTTCGGCGTGTGGGCGCCCAAGGCCGAGCGGGTCCGGCTGCGCCTGGACGAGGCCACCCACGACCTGACCCGGCAGCACGACGGCTGGTGGCGACCGGCGGAACCGTTGTCCGGCAACGACTACGGCTATCTGCTCGACGACGATCCCACCGTGCTGCCCGACCCGCGCTCACTGCGCCAGCCCAACGGCGTGCACGAGCGGTCCCGGGTCTACCGGCACGAGTTCGCCTGGACCGACAGCGGCTGGACCGGCCGCGCGCTGCCCGGTTCGGTGCTCTACGAGCTGCACATCGGCACCTTCACCGCCGGCCGCACCTTCGACGCCGCGATCGAGCGCCTGGACCACCTGGTCGAACTGGGCGTGGACTTCGTGGAGGTGCTGCCGGTCAACTCCTTCGACGGCCCGCACGGCTGGGGCTACGACGGGGTGCTCTGGTACGCCGCGCAGGAGTCCTACGGCGGCCCGGACGGCTTCAAGCGGTTCGTGAACGCCTGCCACGGCAAGGGTTTGGGCGTCATCCTGGACGTGGTGCACAACCACCTCGGCCCGTCAGGGGCCTACCTGGACCGGTTCGGCCCGTACTTCGCCGGGCAGACCATCTGGGGGCCGACGCTCAACCTGGACGGCCCGGACTCCGGCGAGGTCCGCCGGTACGTGCTGGACAACGCGCTGTCCTGGTTGCGCGACTTCCACGTCGACGGCCTGCGCCTGGACGCGGTGCACGCCCTGTCCGACCGCCGCGCCACCCACCTCCTGGAAGAGCTTGCCGTCGAGGTCGAGGCGCTGTCCGCGCACGTGCGCCGGCCGCTGACGCTGATCGCCGAGTCCGACCTCAACGACGCCCGCCTGGTCACCCCGCGCGAGGCGGGCGGGTACGGCCTGCACGCCCAGTGGGACGACGACATCCACCACTGCCTGCACACCACGCTCACCGGCGAACGCCAGGGCTACTACGCCGACTTCGGCTCCCTGGAATCCCTGGCGCGCACCCTGCGGGAAGCCTTCTTCCACAACGGCACCTGGTCCTCCTTCCGGGGCAGGACGCACGGCCGCCCGATCGACCCGCACCGCCAGTCCGGCCACCGTTTCCTGGCCTACCTGCAGAACCACGACCAGATCGGCAACCGCGCCACCGGCGACCGCCTCTCCGCCACCCTGTCCCCCGGCCTGCTGGCCTGCGGCGCGGCCCTGGTCCTCACCGGGCCGTACACGCCGATGCTGTTCATGGGCGAGGAATGGGGCGCCCGCACCCCGTGGCAGTTCTTCGCCACCTTCCCGGACCCGAAGCTGGCCGAGGCGGTGCGCACCGGCCGCCGCCGCGAGTTCGCCGACCACGGCTGGACCGAGGAAGAAGTCCCGGACCCCATGTCGCCACAGACCCTCGCACAGTCCACAGTGGACTGGTCAGAGCCTGACCAGCCCGAGCACGCCCAACTCCTCGCCCTGTACCGGAACCTGATCCGGCTGCGCCGCGAACACCCGGCCCTGTCCGACCCGCGCCTGGACCTGCTCCGGGTCGACTACGACGAACAGTCCCGCTGGCTGGTGCTGCACCGCGGCCCACTCCGGGTGGCGGTGAACCTGGCCGCCACCGAGATCACCCTCCCCCTCCCGGCCCACACCGTGCTGCTGTCCTCAGCCCCGATCACCCCCGGCGACACCCTCACCCTCCCACCGGAGTCCTTCGCCATCCTCAACACCACCACCTAA